GGAGCGGCCGCGGCGGCCGGGGCCGCTTCTTCGCCGCCGCCGGCCGGCGGGTTGAGGCTCGCCACGGTGAAGTTCTTGTCCGGATTGGTGGGCTTGCAGCCCTCCGGCAGCGGGATCTGCGAGATGTGCAGCGAGTCGTTGAAGTCCATGCCGGCGAGGTCGGCGGTGACCGCCTCCGGAATGTTGTCGGCCGGCACTTTCATCTCGACCGTGTGATACACGATGTTGAGCGCGCCGCCCTTCTTGATGCCCGGAGCCTGATCCTGATTGATGAAGTGCACAGGCACGTTCACCTTGAGGAAGGAGCCCGGCTTCAGGCGCAGGAAGTCCACATGGATCGGGAAGTCGCGCACGACGTCGAGCTGGTAGTCGCGCGGAATAGCGCGCTCCTTCTTGCCGTCAATGTCGAGCTCGAAGATCGTCGTGAGGAAGTGGCCCGCGAAGATCAGCTGGGTCGTGACCTTCTTGTCGAGCGAGATCGGCGTCGGCGCTTCGCCGCCGCCATACAGCACTGCTGGAATGCGACCCTCACGGCGAACGCTGCGGGCGGCCCCCTTGCCGGTCCCGCTGCGCACCGTGGCCGCGAGAGATTTCATCTCGGCCATTGTCGGTGTCCTTCTAGAAAAAGAAAAAGCGCCGCTCGCCTCCAGGGGTGTCGGAAACGCAGGCGCTGGGCGGGAGCTTATAGGGGAGAGCGGCCGGAGAGGCAAGACGCGGCCGGCAGTCCATCGGCCGCCGGCGGACGAAGACGATCGCGACCCGGCGCCGCATTTCACAGCCCGCGCCCCGCTCTTTATAGTCGCGCCGGCCGCGAGGCTTGCGCTCGGCCGCCTCTTGCGTCAGGCAGACGGGCCGGGACGCGAATCGCGCCCGTTCAGGTTAAGCTAAGGAGAACAGCCCGTTATGACGACAGAGAATAGCCGCCGCAGGGTCGTCATTACGGGCATGGGCGCGATTTCCGCAGCGGGCGTCGGGGCGGCGCCGCTCTGGGCGGCCGCGCGCGACGGCGTCTCCTGCATCCGGCCGCTGCAACTCGCGCGGCCCTATCCCGGCCGCATCAAGATCGCCGCCCAAATCCCGAATTTCGATCCGGCGGCTTATATCAAGGCGGAAATCCTCCCTTATTGCGACGAGTTCACGCAATATTCGATCGTCGCCGCGGACGAGGCGGTGAGGCAGGCGGGCTTTTCGGGCAAGGAGATCGGCGGGCCGCGCACCGCCGTCATCATCGGCACCGGCATTGGCGGCGCCCATACGATCGACGACAATTGCCATCGCGAATATGCGGAGGGCGGCCGCCCGGACACGCTCTCCGTTCCCCGCCTCATCCCCAGCGCCGCGCCGACGACGCTCGGCATGCGCTACGGCGCGAAGGGACCGACCTTCGCGCTCGCCTCGGCCTGCTCCTCGGCGACGCAGGCGATCGGCGAAGCCTTCGAAATGCTGCGCGCCGGTCGCGCGGACCGCGCCCTCGCCGGCGGGGCGGAGGCTTGCGTCATCAACGCCTCCATGCGCGGCTGGGAAGGGCTGCGCGTGCTCACGCCCGATCTCTGCCGGCCCTTCTCGGCGAAGCGCAACGGCATGACGATCGGCGAGGGCGGCGCCGTCTTCATCCTCGAGACCCTCGAAGCCGCGCTGACGCGCGGGGCGACGCCGCTCTGCGAGCTTGCGGGCTACGGAACGACGAGCGACGCTTTCGACCCGCTGCGCGCCGATGTGGACGGCCCCGCCCGCTGCATGCGCATGGCGCTGGAAAGCGCCGGTCTCGAGCCAGGCGACGTCGATTATCTTAACGCCCATGGCACGGCGACCTACGCCAACGACATCACCGAATCGGAAGCGATGCGCGCCGTCTTCGGCGACAGGCCGCCGCCGGTTTCCTCGACCAAGCCGATCCACGGCCACGCGCTCGGCGCCTCGGGCGGGCTGGAGCTCGCCGTCACGATCAGCGCGCTGCGCGCGGGAATCGCCCCGCCGACGATCAATTTCCTCGAGCCGGACCCGAAATGCCAGGTCGATCCGATCCCCAACGAAGCGCGCAAGATGCCGATCCGCGTGGCGCTGTCGAATTCCTTCGCTTTCGGCGGGATCAACGGCACGCTGGCGGTGAAGGCGCTCTGACGTCACTTCCCCTCGATCGGCGCCTCCGCCAGGCGCCTGGCGAGATAGACCTCCGCGCGCCGCCACGCTTCGTCGTCGTCGCCGCGAAAGGTCAGCCAGTGATTGTCCACGAGGCGGTCCTTCTCGACGTCGACAAGCTGCGCCGTCGCCCATTGCACGAGGGTGCTCATCTTGTGCACGCCGCCGTAAAGAACCAGACGCGCCCCGGCCTTCTTCGCCGCGTCGAACAAGTCGCGCGGCGTGATTTTACCGACGGCGCAAGCCTCCGCACCGCAATCGAGCGCGACGACGCGGAATTTGTCGTCGCGGCCGAGATCGCGCCGGAGCGCCGACATGAAGTCGCGCAGGCGGCGCGCATGGTCGGCGGTCTGGTCCCGCGGTTCGCCGGATGTGTCGACATAGTCGAAATCGACGATGGCGATGGACAGGGGCTCTGGCGCCGCGTGGGCGGATGTCGCGAGAAAAGAGCCGGCGATGACGATATATAGGAAAAGCTTCATTGGTTTCCTCCGATTAAGGCCCCCTCCCCGTCTTTCCCCGCTTCGCGCGAGCCGTCCCCTCTCCCGCGAAGCAGGGCTCGGGAAGGACTTTCCAGGAAATGATGGCCCCTTTGCTCTCCAAAAACTTGCCATTTCGCGCCACGGCGCGAGACTCGGCGAAAGGAGAAAGAGGGCGGCCGCCGAGGCGCCGCTCGCCGACCCGCGCCGCTGCGTGACGCGGATCGCGCTGAAGCTCGGCTATTCGACCCCCGCGATTTTCTCGCGCGTTTTTTCGGAGATGACCGGCCTCAGCCCCCGCGCCCGTCGCCGGGAGGCCGCCGGCATGTGCGCCGCCGCGCTTGTCTCCCCTCCCGCAAAGGCCTAGGAAGGCCGCGACTTCCCATCATGGTTGACGAGTCGATGACGGAAGAGGGCAAGGAGCCGGGCGCTGCCCCAAAAGGGGCGGATTCGGGCGAAAAAGCTGGCAAGTCCGGGCCTAAGAAAAACGCCGCCGCGCTTTCCGCGGCGCTCCGGGCGAATTTGGCGCGCCGCAAGGCCCGTGAGCGGGCGCTGCGGACACATGCGCGAAAGAGCGACGGCGAGGGATAATGGACAGGATCAAAATCACCGGCGGTTCGACCCTCAATGGCGTCATCCCGATTTCGGGGGCCAAGAACGCAGCTCTGCCGCTGATGATCGCCTCGCTCCTGACCAAGGAGACGCTGACGCTCGAAAACATGCCGCTGCTCGCCGACGTCACGCAGCTCGAACGCATCCTCGGCAATCACGGCGTCGACTTCACCATTTCCGGCAAGCGCAAGGGCGACACGGAGAACGCCGGCCGCACCGTGCATTTCACCGCGAAGGAAATCGTCGATACGACGGCGCCCTATGAACTCGTCTCGCGCATGCGCGCCAGCTTCTGGGTCTTCGCGCCGCTCCTCGCCCGCATGGGCGAATGCCGCGTCTCGCTGCCGGGCGGCTGCGCCATCGGCACGCGTCCCGTCGATCTCCTGCTGATGGCGCTGGAGAAGCTCGGCGCCAGGATCGAGATCGAGAACGGCTATGTCGTCGGCACGGCCAGGGACGGCCTCATCGGCGGCGAGATCGACTTCGACAAGGTGACTGTCGGCGGCACCCATACGGCGCTGATGGCGGCGACGCTGGCGCGCGGAACCTCCGTCATCCGCAATGCGGCGCGCGAGCCCGAGATCGTCGATCTCGCCGATTGCCTGACAAAAATGGGCGCGAAGATTTCCGGCGCCGGCTCGTCGACCATCGAGGTCGAGGGCGTGACGTCGCTCTCCGGCGCGCGCCATTCCGTGATGCCGGACCGCATCGAGGCCGGCACCTACGCCATGGCGGTGGCGATGACGGGCGGCGACGTGCTGCTCGCCGGCGCCCGCGCCGACAGCCTGCAGGCGGCGCTCGACGTGCTGAAGCAGTCCGGCGCGACCGTGACCGAGACAAATGAAGGCCTGCGCGTCTACCGCAACGGCGCCGGCATCGCGCCGGTCGACGTCGAGACCGCGCCTTTTCCCGCCTTCCCCACCGATCTTCAGGCGCAGTTCATGGCGCTGATGACGCGCGCCGGAGGAACCTCGCGCATTCGCGAGACGATCTTCGAGAACCGCTTCATGCATGTGCAGGAGCTTGCGCGGCTCGGCGCCCATATCAAGCTCGAGGGCGACACGGCGATCGTGACCGGCTCCGACCATCTCGAAGGCGCGCCGGTGATGGCGACCGACCTTCGCGCCTCGGTGTCGCTCGTCATCGCGGCGCTCGCCGCGCGCGGCGAGACGACGATCAACCGCGTCTACCACCTCGATCGCGGCTTCGAGCGTCTGGAGAAGAAGCTTTCCGGCTGCGGCGCGCAGATCGAGCGGATCAGCGGACACGGGTGAGGCGTCTCCGCCGTGAGCTCGTTCCAAATCAGTGATAACGCCCTTGTGCTTCGAGACGCCCTGCGGGCTCCTCAGCATGAGGGCTTCTTCGTTGCCGGGTGAACAATAAGGCTCCATCCTTCGAGACGCGAGTGGGCTCTCGCATCGGCATGAAGCCCTAATGATGAAGCCCTAATATTGTCGCAGGAGAAGAAGCCCCTCATGCTGAGGAGCCTTCTCAAGTCGGGCTTGCCGACTTGAGCATTTATTAAAGGACGATCTCGGGCAAGCCCGAGATCGCAGCAGGCGTCTCGAAGCGCGAGGGGCGTAGCCCTTTTCACCCCCGCGCCGCCAACGGCACGACATTGTGCAATTGCTGATCCGCCGAGTCGAAGAAGCGGCGCAGATTGCGGGCGGCCTGACGGATGCGCTGCTCGTTCTCCACCAAAGCGAGGCGCACGAAGCCTTCGCCATGCTCGCCGAAGCCCTCGCCCGGCGCGACGGCGACATCCGCCTTCTCGATCAGAAGCTTCGCAAATTCCAGCGTCGACATGGTGCGGAAGCGCTCGGGCGCGGGCGCCCAGGCGAACATGGAGGCGGACGGCGCCGGGATGTTCCAGCCGGCCTGCGCGAAGCTTTCGACCATCACGTCGCGGCGCTTCCTGTAGACGGCGCGCATCTCCCTCACGCAATCGTCCGGGCCGTTGAGCGCGGCGGTCGCGGCCACCTGGATCGGCGTGAAGGCGCCGTAGTCGAGATAGGATTTGACGCGGCCGAGCGCGGCGCAGAGGCGCTCATTGCCCACCGCGAAGCCCATGCGCCAGCCGGCCATGGAGAAGGTCTTCGACATGGAGGTGAACTCGACTGTCACGTCGATCGCGCCGGGCACCTGCAGCACGGAGGGCGGCGGATCCTCGTCGAAATAGACTTCGGCGTAAGCGAGGTCGGAGAGGATGAAGATGTCGTGCTTCTTCGCGAAGGCGACGAGGTCCTTATAGAAATCGAGCGACGCGACCTCGGCCGTCGGATTGGACGGATAGCAGACGACGACGGCGATCGGCTTCGGGATCGAATGGATCATGGCGCGCTCGAGGGCGCGGAAATAATCAGGCGTCGGGGCGGAGGGCACGGAGCGCACGACGCCGCCGGCCATCAGAAAGCCGAAGGCGTGGATGGGGTAGGAGGGATTGGGCGCCAGCACCACGTCGCCCGGCGCGGTGATCGCCTGCGCCATATTGGCGAAGCCTTCCTTGGAGCCGAGCGTCGCGACGATCTGCGTCTCGGGATCGAGCGTCACGCCGAAGCGGCGCGCGTAATAGCCCGCCTGCGCGCGGCGCAGCCCGGCGATGCCCTTGCTGGCGGAATAGCGGTCGGTGCGCGGGCGCCCCGCGGTCTCGACGAGCTTCTCGACCACATGTTTGGGGGCGGGCAGATCGGGATTGCCCATGCCCATGTCGATAATGTCGGCGCCCCCTGCGCGGGCTTTGGCCTTCAGGCGGTTCACCTGCTCGAAGACGTAAGGGGGCAGGCGCTTGATGCGATAGAAATCCGACATTGCTCGACCGGGTGCGATTCAGGAAGGCGGGGATTCTAGCCGCTCGGGTCGGCTTCGCCAAATGGGCGGGAAATGATTTCTTACTGGCGAAGGGCGAGGCCGCCTCCGGCAAGAACCGGCGATCGGCGCCTCCGCCGGCATTCGCCTCCGGATCAGTCGGGAATTTTCACCCGCGCCGCCCGCCGCTTGTTCTCCGCCGCCGCTCTGTCCAGCGCCGCGCCGGCGGCTTGCAGATCGGAAGCGTTTTTCTTCGCCTGGACCGGCTCGGGAGCAGGCGCGAGAGGGACATAATCGAGCTGCCGGGGGCGTGTCTCCCGCACGAAATCCGCGGGCGCGGGAACAGGCTTGCGCAGCCCCAGCGCATCGAACAGCCCGCCGATCGCCTGCCCGCCCGTCGAGGGCCCCTCCTGCGCCATGGCGGGGGCGGCGAAGGCGGCGGCGATCAGAGCGAGGCGGAGCGATTTCATGCGCCTATCGAAGCCGCAAAATTTGGCGGGAGCAAGAAAAGGCGCGCCGGCGAGAAGTTCGGACGCGGGGCGCAAGCTGATCCCCTTTGCGTAAGGGGATTAACTCCCCCGCATTTCCGGCCTCGCACGCGTCAAATTCGTGATTCTCCTTCCGTTCTCCTATATGCTCTTGCTGAATCATCAGGAGCAACCGCTTGTCCACATTCGACGATTACGCGCCACAGGAGGGCGGACTCGCCGCTCGCGCCGCCGCCGCGGCGCAAAGGCCGCGCTATCTCGACGGGCTGAACCCGGAGCAGCGCGCGGCCGTCGAGACGCTGGACGGGCCGGTGCTGGTGCTCGCCGGCGCCGGCACGGGCAAGACGCGCGCGCTGACGACGCGCATCGCCCATATCCTCGCGCTCGGCAAGGCGCGCGCCTATGAGATTCTGGCCGTCACCTTCACCAACAAGGCCGCGCGCGAAATGCGCGAGCGCATCGAGATGCTGGTCGGAGAGGGCGCGCAGGCCATGCAGTGGCTCGGCACCTTCCACGCGATCAGCGCGAAGATCCTGCGCCGCCACGCCGAGCTTGTCGGCCTCAAGCCCAATTTCACCATTCTCGACACGGACGACCAGATCCGCCTCTTGAAGCAGGTGCTTCAGGCGGAAAATGTCGACGACAAGCGCTGGCCCGCCCGCGCGCTGGCGCAGCGCATCGACGGCTGGAAAAATCGCGGACTTCTTCCGAACCAGGTTCCGGCGGGCGAAGCGGAGAGCTTCGCGAACGGCAAAGGCGGCGCGCTCTATGCGCTCTATCAGGAGCGCCTCAAAATCCTCAACGCCGTCGATTTCGGCGACCTGCTCTTGGAGACGCTGCGGCTCTTTCGCGAGAATCCCGACGTGCTCGCGGACTACAATAACCGCTTCAAATATATTCTCGTCGACGAATATCAGGACACCAACATTGCGCAATATCTCTGGCTGCGCCTGATCTCGCAGGGTCGCCGGAACGTCTGCTGCGTCGGCGACGACGACCAGAGCGTCTATGGCTGGCGCGGTGCGGAGGTCGAGAATATTTTGCGCTTCGAGCAGGATTTTCCCGGCGCGAAGATCGTGCGGCTCGAGCGCAATTACCGCTCGACGGGACATATCCTCGCCGCCGCCTCGCATCTCATCGCGCACAACGAAGGGCGCCTCGGCAAAACGCTGTTCACCGACGGCGAGGATGGCGAGAAGCCGACGCTCACCGGCGTCTGGGACAGCCAGGAGGAAGCGCGCGTCATCGGCGAGGACATAGAGCAATTGCAGCGCAAGGGCCATTCGCTCGAAGAGATCGCCATTCTCGTGCGCGCCTCCTTCCAGATGCGCGAATTCGAGGAGCGCTTCGTCGAGATCGGCCTGCCCTATCGCATCATTGGCGGCCCGCGCTTCTATGAGCGCGCCGAAATTCGCGACGCGCTCGCTTATCTGCGCTGCGTCGCGCAGCCTTCGGACGATCTCGCTTTCGAGCGCATCGTCAATACGCCGAAACGCGGCCTCGGCGACGCGACGGTGCAATTGCTGCACGAATATGCGCGTCGCGAGCGCATTCCGCTGATGCAGGCGGCGCGTTTTCTCGTCGAGACGGAGGAGATGAAGCCCAAGCCGCGCGGCGCGCTGAAAGGGCTGATCGCCGATTTCGACCGCTGGCGCAGTCTGATCGATTCAAAGCCGCAGCATGAGCTCGCCGAAATGGTGCTCGATGAATCCGGCTATACGCAGATGTGGCGCGACGACAAGACGCCCGAGGCCGCCGGCCGTCTCGAAAACCTCAAGGAACTCGTCCGCGCGATGGAGGAGTTCCCCGATCTTTCCGCCTTCCTCGAACATGTCTCTCTGGTGATGGAGGCGGATGAGTCGAAGGAGCAGGAGCGCGTCTCGATCATGACGCTGCATGGCGCGAAGGGGCTCGAATTCGAGACCGTGTATCTGCCCGGCTGGGAGGAAGGGCTCTTCCCGCATCAGCGTTCGCTCGACGAGCAGGGCCGCGCGGGCTTGGAGGAGGAACGCCGCCTCGCTTATGTCGGCCTCACCCGCGCGAAACAGCGCGCGCGCATTTTCTTCGCCAGCAACCGCCGCATTCGCGGTCTCTGGCAACCGACCGTTCCCTCGCGCTTCGTCGACAATCTGCCGGCCGCGCATGTGGATGTGGTGGAGGCGCCGAGCGCCTCGCAATATGGCGGCTACGCCGTCTCGCGTTTCGCCAATCTCGATACGTATAATTCAAATTATTCCTCACCCGGCTGGAAACGCGC
The nucleotide sequence above comes from Methylocystis parvus OBBP. Encoded proteins:
- a CDS encoding 50S ribosomal protein L25/general stress protein Ctc, whose amino-acid sequence is MAEMKSLAATVRSGTGKGAARSVRREGRIPAVLYGGGEAPTPISLDKKVTTQLIFAGHFLTTIFELDIDGKKERAIPRDYQLDVVRDFPIHVDFLRLKPGSFLKVNVPVHFINQDQAPGIKKGGALNIVYHTVEMKVPADNIPEAVTADLAGMDFNDSLHISQIPLPEGCKPTNPDKNFTVASLNPPAGGGEEAAPAAAAAPAKGKK
- a CDS encoding beta-ketoacyl-[acyl-carrier-protein] synthase family protein, giving the protein MTTENSRRRVVITGMGAISAAGVGAAPLWAAARDGVSCIRPLQLARPYPGRIKIAAQIPNFDPAAYIKAEILPYCDEFTQYSIVAADEAVRQAGFSGKEIGGPRTAVIIGTGIGGAHTIDDNCHREYAEGGRPDTLSVPRLIPSAAPTTLGMRYGAKGPTFALASACSSATQAIGEAFEMLRAGRADRALAGGAEACVINASMRGWEGLRVLTPDLCRPFSAKRNGMTIGEGGAVFILETLEAALTRGATPLCELAGYGTTSDAFDPLRADVDGPARCMRMALESAGLEPGDVDYLNAHGTATYANDITESEAMRAVFGDRPPPVSSTKPIHGHALGASGGLELAVTISALRAGIAPPTINFLEPDPKCQVDPIPNEARKMPIRVALSNSFAFGGINGTLAVKAL
- a CDS encoding DUF2380 domain-containing protein, producing MKLFLYIVIAGSFLATSAHAAPEPLSIAIVDFDYVDTSGEPRDQTADHARRLRDFMSALRRDLGRDDKFRVVALDCGAEACAVGKITPRDLFDAAKKAGARLVLYGGVHKMSTLVQWATAQLVDVEKDRLVDNHWLTFRGDDDEAWRRAEVYLARRLAEAPIEGK
- the murA gene encoding UDP-N-acetylglucosamine 1-carboxyvinyltransferase, whose translation is MDRIKITGGSTLNGVIPISGAKNAALPLMIASLLTKETLTLENMPLLADVTQLERILGNHGVDFTISGKRKGDTENAGRTVHFTAKEIVDTTAPYELVSRMRASFWVFAPLLARMGECRVSLPGGCAIGTRPVDLLLMALEKLGARIEIENGYVVGTARDGLIGGEIDFDKVTVGGTHTALMAATLARGTSVIRNAAREPEIVDLADCLTKMGAKISGAGSSTIEVEGVTSLSGARHSVMPDRIEAGTYAMAVAMTGGDVLLAGARADSLQAALDVLKQSGATVTETNEGLRVYRNGAGIAPVDVETAPFPAFPTDLQAQFMALMTRAGGTSRIRETIFENRFMHVQELARLGAHIKLEGDTAIVTGSDHLEGAPVMATDLRASVSLVIAALAARGETTINRVYHLDRGFERLEKKLSGCGAQIERISGHG
- a CDS encoding LL-diaminopimelate aminotransferase gives rise to the protein MSDFYRIKRLPPYVFEQVNRLKAKARAGGADIIDMGMGNPDLPAPKHVVEKLVETAGRPRTDRYSASKGIAGLRRAQAGYYARRFGVTLDPETQIVATLGSKEGFANMAQAITAPGDVVLAPNPSYPIHAFGFLMAGGVVRSVPSAPTPDYFRALERAMIHSIPKPIAVVVCYPSNPTAEVASLDFYKDLVAFAKKHDIFILSDLAYAEVYFDEDPPPSVLQVPGAIDVTVEFTSMSKTFSMAGWRMGFAVGNERLCAALGRVKSYLDYGAFTPIQVAATAALNGPDDCVREMRAVYRKRRDVMVESFAQAGWNIPAPSASMFAWAPAPERFRTMSTLEFAKLLIEKADVAVAPGEGFGEHGEGFVRLALVENEQRIRQAARNLRRFFDSADQQLHNVVPLAARG
- a CDS encoding ATP-dependent helicase, with the protein product MSTFDDYAPQEGGLAARAAAAAQRPRYLDGLNPEQRAAVETLDGPVLVLAGAGTGKTRALTTRIAHILALGKARAYEILAVTFTNKAAREMRERIEMLVGEGAQAMQWLGTFHAISAKILRRHAELVGLKPNFTILDTDDQIRLLKQVLQAENVDDKRWPARALAQRIDGWKNRGLLPNQVPAGEAESFANGKGGALYALYQERLKILNAVDFGDLLLETLRLFRENPDVLADYNNRFKYILVDEYQDTNIAQYLWLRLISQGRRNVCCVGDDDQSVYGWRGAEVENILRFEQDFPGAKIVRLERNYRSTGHILAAASHLIAHNEGRLGKTLFTDGEDGEKPTLTGVWDSQEEARVIGEDIEQLQRKGHSLEEIAILVRASFQMREFEERFVEIGLPYRIIGGPRFYERAEIRDALAYLRCVAQPSDDLAFERIVNTPKRGLGDATVQLLHEYARRERIPLMQAARFLVETEEMKPKPRGALKGLIADFDRWRSLIDSKPQHELAEMVLDESGYTQMWRDDKTPEAAGRLENLKELVRAMEEFPDLSAFLEHVSLVMEADESKEQERVSIMTLHGAKGLEFETVYLPGWEEGLFPHQRSLDEQGRAGLEEERRLAYVGLTRAKQRARIFFASNRRIRGLWQPTVPSRFVDNLPAAHVDVVEAPSASQYGGYAVSRFANLDTYNSNYSSPGWKRAQAAKAEPASRPSRLKQPLTIEGEVIARSSTGSRYGAGTRVFHTKFGPGTVAAVDGNKCTVDFDKAGRKMVLESFLAAG